A genomic region of Fusarium falciforme chromosome 4, complete sequence contains the following coding sequences:
- a CDS encoding Eukaryotic translation initiation factor 3 subunit A: MPPPPHQKPENVLKRANELIGVGQAPAALTLLHEHITSKRSRNVPIVSLEPVMLLLVELSVEQKKGKLAKDALYQYKNISQNTNIATIELVLKKFIELAVQKVTAAQQKADEVQESIEATAATSSVDDLEASETPESILLATVSGEQSRDRTDRAIVTPWLKFLWEAYRTVLDILRNNARLEILYQSTATQAFDFCLKYTRKTEFRRLCELLRNHVQTAAKYSSQMHAINLSDPDTLQRHLETRFQQLNVAVELELWQEAFRSVEDIHTLLNLSKRPPKNVMMANYYEKLTRIFLVGENYLFHAAAWSRYYTLLRQSSVLVASGQGKKSDNPPASEADLQKAASFVLLSALAIPVISTSRSRGAMVDFDEARKNKNSRLTHLLGMSQAPTRARLFRDALSKSLLQRARPEIRDLYNILEVDFHPLSICQKISPILTKIGADAEMEKYILPLQQVILTRLFQQLSQVYETVDLSFVESLAQFPEPYQVTRGTIEKFIMNGNKKGDLSIRMDHATGVLSFDNDVFSSSKAGHSGSGAGSAESETGTVQRLQSTPSEIVRSQLTRLAKSLFTTCHYIDPSFNKERLEARAAALARAKAGAEQEHLEILARKEVIQKRKEEASEIQARKEKENARQKRLREQALQEAEDKRLAAEQKEREAKRLKAERDRVRKEELKKQIADLKMGDKAIDIDLEDLDNLDSNRLRAMKLAQLEREKNDVNERLRITGKRLDHLERAFRKEEAKKLHEDHARQIEEDRAIYEKVKAQTLKDAEQKHKESVELKHRLSRLVPQYEAFRDSLHERRRDEFEKRRRDAERELEKQISIRKKEVRDRRLREKREREEKERELREAEEKAAREKEEQRRREEARKEELAKLKEQREKERQEMLEKAALQQRREEEALARRKAEKERGPPTFSRGPERAERAERAEPSEGRRPPVFGAGKWREREANKGGDAPPPARGPPMERAESNDRPSAGGPPRLQLAGSGNRPSWRDREAAKGGSGGADAGPSAPPPRFAPRGGAPMDRGDSGRGEGRGEGRGEEDRKQSPAPPAEPLPATRAPGKWVPPHLRNKA, encoded by the exons ATG CCTCCTCCGCCGCACCAAAAGCCCGAGAATGTCCTGAAGCGCGCCAACGAGCTCATTGGCGTTGGCCAGGCCCCCGCGGCCCTGACCTTGCTGCACGAGCACATCACCAGCAAGCGCTCCCGAAATGTTCCCATCGTCTCGCTGGAGCCTGTgatgctcctcctcgtcgagctCTCCGTCgagcagaagaagggcaagctTGCCAAGGATGCTCTCTACCAGTACAAGAACATCTCTCAAAACACAAATATTGCTACCATCGAG CTGGTCTTGAAAAAGTTCATCGAGCTCGCCGTCCAAAAGGTCACCGCCGCCCAGCAAAAGGCCGATGAGGTCCAGGAGAGCATTGAGGCTACCGCCGCCACCTCCAGTGTCGACGATCTCGAGGCCAGTGAGACTCCCGAGTCTATCCTCCTTGCCACCGTCTCTGGTGAACAGTCCCGAGACCGCACAGACCGGGCGATCGTCACTCCTTGGCTCAAGTTCCTCTGGGAGGCCTACCGAACTGTCCTCGACATTCTCCGAAACAACGCCCGCCTGGAGATCCTCTACCAGAGCACCGCTACCCAGGCCTTCGACTTCTGCCTCAAGTACACTCGCAAGACCGAGTTCCGACGTCTCTGCGAGCTGCTCCGCAACCATGTCCAGACCGCGGCCAAGTACTCGTCGCAGATGCACGCCATCAACCTGAGCGATCCAGACACTCTTCAGCGACACCTTGAGACGCGTTTCCAGCAGCTTAACGTTGCCGTCGAGCTCGAGCTCTGGCAGGAGGCTTTCCGAAGTGTTGAGGACATCCACACCCTGCTCAACCTCAGCAAGCGACCCCCCAAGAACGTCATGATGGCCAACTACTACGAGAAGCTCACCCGaatcttcctcgtcggcgagAACTATCTCTTCCACGCTGCTGCTTGGTCTCGATACTACACTCTCCTCCGTCAGTCCTCCGTCCTGGTTGCCAGCGGCCAGGGCAAGAAGTCCGACAACCCCCCTGCGTCTGAGGCCGATCTCCAGAAGGCTGCCTCTTTCGTCCTTCTCTCCGCCCTCGCCATCCCTGTCATCAGCACCTCGCGATCCCGCGGTGCCATGGTTGACTTTGACGAGGCCCGAAAGAACAAGAACTCCCGCCTGACTCACCTCCTTGGCATGTCCCAGGCTCCCACTCGTGCCAGACTGTTCCGGGATGCCCTTTCCAAGTCCCTCCTTCAGCGTGCTCGCCCCGAGATCCGAGATCTGTACAACATCCTTGAGGTTGACTTCCACCCCTTGTCCATCTGCCAAAAGATCTCTCCTATCCTGACCAAGATTGGTGCCGAtgccgagatggagaagtACATCCTCCCTCTGCAGCAGGTCATCCTTACCCGTCTCTTCCAGCAGCTCTCCCAGGTCTACGAAACTGTTGACCTCTCTTTTGTTGAGAGCCTGGCCCAGTTCCCCGAGCCCTACCAGGTCACTCGCGGCACCATTGAGAAGTTCATCATGAACGGTAACAAGAAGGGCGATCTTTCTATTCGCATGGACCATGCCACAGGCGTCCTTAGCTTCGACAACGACGTCTTCTCGTCCTCCAAGGCTGGCCACAGCGGATCCGGTGCTGGATCTGCCGAGTCCGAGACTGGCACTGTTCAGCGTCTCCAGAGCACTCCCTCCGAGATTGTTCGTTCCCAGCTCACTCGTCTTGCCAAGTCTCTCTTTACTACCTGCCACTACATTGATCCCAGCTTCAACAAGGAGCGCCTTGAGGCCCGCGCCGCGGCTCTTGCCCGTGCCAAGGCTGGTGCTGAGCAGGAGCATCTGGAGATCCTCGCCAGAAAGGAAGTCATtcagaagcgcaaggaggaGGCATCCGAGATCCAGGCTCGCAAGGAGAAAGAGAATGCTCGCCAGAAGCGACTCCGCGAGCAGGCTCTgcaggaggccgaggataaGCGACTTGCTGCCGAGCAGAAGGAGCGTGAAGCCAAGcgcctcaaggccgagcgTGACCGTGTTCgcaaggaggagctcaagaagcagatCGCTGACCTCAAGATGGGCGATAAGGCTATTGACATCgaccttgaggatcttgacaaCCTTGACAGCAACCGTCTCCGTGCCATGAAGCTGGCCCAGCTGGAACGGGAGAAGAACGATGTCAACGAGCGTCTTCGCATCACTGGCAAGCGACTCGACCATCTTGAACGTGCCTTCCGtaaggaggaggccaagaagttgCACGAGGACCATGCCAGGCAGATCGAGGAGGACCGCGCCATCTatgagaaggtcaaggcccaGACCCTCAAGGACGCAGAGCAGAAGCACAAGGAGAGTGTCGAACTCAAGCACCGGCTTAGCCGCCTGGTGCCCCAGTACGAGGCTTTCCGCGACTCGCTCCATGAGCGTCGTCGTGATGAGTTTGAGAAGCGCCGCCGTGATGCTGAGCGAGAACTCGAGAAGCAGATTTCCATCCGTAAGAAGGAGGTTCGCGACCGACGTCTCCGCGAGAAGCGCGAGcgcgaggagaaggagcgcGAGCTCCGCGAGGCCGAAGAGAAGGCGGCccgcgagaaggaggagcagcGCCGCCGGGAGGAGGCACGCAAGGAGGAgctcgccaagctcaaggagcagcGAGAAAAGGAGCGTCAAGAGATGCTGGAGAAGGCTGCCCTTCAACAGCGAcgcgaggaagaggctctGGCCCGTcgcaaggccgagaaggaacGGGGACCACCTACCTTCTCTCGGGGTCCGGAGCGTGCGGAGCGTGCGGAGCGTGCAGAGCCGAGCGAGGGCCGAAGGCCACCCGTCTTCGGTGCCGGCAAGTGGCGGGAGCGCGAGGCCAACAAGGGTGGCGACGCCCCTCCCCCAGCCCGTGGACCTCCCATGGAGAGGGCCGAGTCCAACGACCGCCCCTCTGCTGGT
- a CDS encoding Guanine nucleotide-binding protein subunit gamma, whose translation MPQYTSRDVGDPTQIKKNKQSMADLKLRRLTELNNRLREDLERERIPVSTASKSIIAYCNGTRDYMVPSVWGAVPKGEDPYAPQQSGGCCVVM comes from the exons ATGCCTCAGTACACTTCGCGAGATGTCGGCGACCCTACGcagatcaagaagaacaagcagTCGATGGCCGACCTCAAGCTACGCCGGCTAACCGAGCTCAACAACCGTCTGCGCGAGGATCTTGAGCGAGAACGCATTCCCGTCAGCACGGCGTCCAAGAG CATTATCGCCTACTGCAACGGCACCCGGGACTACATGGTCCCCTCGGTCTGGGGCGCTGTCCCCAAGGGCGAGGACCCCTACGCGCCACAACAATCCGGTGGCTGCTGTGTGGTCATGTAA
- a CDS encoding Serine/threonine-protein phosphatase: MADQHEVDLDSIIDRLLEVRGSRPGKQVQLLEAEIRYLCTKAREIFISQPILLELEAPIKICGDIHGQYYDLLRLFEYGGFPPEANYLFLGDYVDRGKQSLETICLLLAYKIKYPENFFILRGNHECASINRIYGFYDECKRRYNIKLWKTFTDCFNCLPIAAIIDEKIFTMHGGLSPDLNSMEQIRRVMRPTDIPDCGLLCDLLWSDPDKDITGWSENDRGVSFTFGPDVVSRFLQKHDMDLICRAHQVVEDGYEFFSKRQLVTLFSAPNYCGEFDNAGAMMSVDESLLCSFQILKPAEKKQKYVTNRAGSTSKSANSPRKMKT, from the exons ATGGCAGACCAACATGAGGTCGATCTCGATTCTATAATCGACAGGCTACTCGAGGTGCGAGGCAGCCGCCCAGGCAAGCAGGTCCAGCTCCTCGAAGCCGAGATCCGTTATCTCTGCACCAAGGCCCGCGAGATCTTCATCTCCCAgcccatcctcctcgagctcgaggccCCTATCAAG ATCTGCGGTGATATCCACGGACAGTACTACGATCTCCTCCGACTCTTCGAGTACGGTGGCTTCCCCCCCGAGGCCAACTACCTCTTCCTCGGTGACTATGTCGACCGAGGTAAGCAGTCCCTCGAGACCATCTGCTTGCTCCTCGCCTACAAGATCAAGTACCCCGAGAACTTCTTCATTCTGCGAGGTAACCACGAGTGTGCTTCTATCAACCGTATCTACGGCTTCTACGACGAGTGCAAGCGTCGCTATAACATTAAGCTCTGGAAGACCTTTACCGATTGCTTCAACTGCCTTCCCATCGCTGCTATCATCGACGAGAAGATTTTCACCATGCACGGCGGTCTGAGCCCCGATCTCAACTCTATGGAGCAGATCCGCCGTGTGATGCGTCCCACTGAC ATTCCTGACTGCGGTCTCCTGTGCGATCTTCTCTGGTCGGATCCTGACAAGGACATTACCGGTTGGAGCGAAAACGATCGTGGTGTCTCATTCACATTCGGCCCTGATGTTGTTTCTCGCTTCCTCCAGAAACACGACATGGATCTCATCTGCCGAGCCCACCAGGTTGTCGAGGACGGCTACGAATTCTTCTCCAAGCGCCAACTGGTCACTCTGTTCAGTGCGCCCAACTACTGCGGTGAATTCGACAACGCCGGTGCTATGATGAGCGTGGACGAGAGCTTGCTTTGTTCATTCCAA ATCTTGAAACcggctgagaagaagcaaaagtaTGTTACAAACAGAGCTGGCAGCACAAGCAAATCAGCAAACTCCCCGCGCAAAATGAAGACTTGA